A window of Oncorhynchus tshawytscha isolate Ot180627B linkage group LG10, Otsh_v2.0, whole genome shotgun sequence contains these coding sequences:
- the LOC112260442 gene encoding armadillo repeat-containing protein 1 encodes MSREPDALAVVNQLRDLSADPMNRRAIVQDQGCLPGLILFLDHPNPQVVYSALLAVRYLAECRQNREKMKGELGMMLSLQNVMQKTITPGETKMLASEIYELLQASNSVDTDKPEEGPSCRRKDQFFLGSTNKRAKTVVLHIHGLDDSSRRSLCEESLLKIRGVISFTFQMGIKRCIVRIRSDLKAEALGSAIASTEVMKAQQVVRGEDGEEVIIPFPEDGSVAVEQNVALPDYLPEEESPSHEPDKAVTCVGTGQDGASWLGTAANFLSRSFYW; translated from the exons ATGAGTAGGGAGCCAGACGCTTTGGCTGTGGTGAACCAGTTGAGGGATCTTTCTGCAGATCCTATGAACAGAAGAGCTATTGTTCAAGACCAAGGTTGCTTACCGGGACTCATCCTTTTTCTGGACCATCCCAATCCCCAGGTTGTCTACTCAGCACTCCTG GCTGTTCGCTACCTCGCAGAATGTCGTCAAAACAGGGAGAAAATGAAGGGAGAGCTGGGGATGATGTTAAGTCTTCAGAATGTCATGCAAAA GACAATCACCCCAGGAGAGACTAAGATGCTGGCCTCAGAAATCTATGAACTCCTCCAGGCTTCTAACAGTGTGGATACAGACAAGCCTGAGGAGGGGCCCTCTTGCAGACGCAAGGACCAGTTCTTCCTGGGATCCACCAACAAGCGGGCCAAAACAGTGGTCCTCCACATACATGGCTTGGATGACTCT AGCCGGAGGAGCCTTTGTGAAGAGTCCTTGTTGAAGATCCGAGGTGTCATCAGCTTTACATTCCAGATGGGCATTAAGCGGTGCATCGTCAGAATCCGCTCAGACCTGAAGGCAGAG GCTCTGGGTTCTGCCATCGCCTCAACTGAAGTAATGAAAGCTCAACAGGTGgtcaggggagaggatggagaagag GTAATCATCCCATTCCCAGAGGATGGTTCGGTAGCAGTGGAGCAGAATGTGGCTCTTCCAGACTACCTTCCAGAGGAGGAGAGCCCGTCCCATGAGCCAGACAAGGCTGTGACCTGTGTGGGCACAGGGCAGGATGGAGCAAGCTGGCTAGGCACTGCAGCTAACTTCCTGTCCCGCTCGTTCTACTGGTGA